Proteins encoded together in one Calditrichota bacterium window:
- the mnmA gene encoding tRNA 2-thiouridine(34) synthase MnmA — MSVELPTILTNKKTTVKETVAIAMSGGVDSSVAAALLMEQGYDVVGLTMHLWTDEKGEEMSLNRASGCCSITMAQDARAVADRIGFKHYVLNLSKEFHGAVVENFAGEYLRGRTPNPCVRCNTFVKWQTLLERAERLGCDYLATGHYARVERNVDRAMLRRASYPEKDQSYALWGLSQRSLAHTLFPLGDLPKSKVRELARSLDLVTADKPESQDICFVPDNNYRRFLQDNFPSQLKVLGGGEFVGPDGRSMGRHDGIANFTVGQRKGLGLSAGRPLYVTRIDPATDRVFVDYDENCASSQAFGHDTNWVSIAEPKEPVRCDVKIRYRSDAVSATVTPLAGNCVKIEFDEPVRAVTPGQSAVFYREDYVLGGAILSGTEGEEQ; from the coding sequence ATGTCCGTCGAATTGCCAACCATCCTCACAAACAAGAAGACAACTGTCAAGGAGACGGTAGCGATTGCAATGTCCGGCGGAGTAGATAGCTCTGTTGCGGCAGCATTATTGATGGAGCAGGGCTACGACGTGGTCGGCCTGACCATGCATTTGTGGACGGATGAAAAAGGCGAGGAAATGTCGTTGAACCGCGCGAGCGGCTGCTGCAGCATTACGATGGCGCAAGATGCACGCGCTGTAGCCGACCGCATTGGGTTCAAACATTACGTTTTGAATTTGTCCAAGGAGTTTCACGGCGCAGTGGTTGAAAACTTTGCCGGAGAATACCTGCGCGGAAGAACTCCCAATCCATGTGTACGCTGCAATACTTTCGTGAAGTGGCAAACTCTGCTTGAGCGGGCAGAACGACTCGGATGTGATTATCTTGCCACAGGGCACTATGCGCGCGTCGAACGCAACGTTGACCGCGCAATGCTTCGACGCGCGAGTTATCCTGAAAAGGATCAGTCGTACGCTCTTTGGGGTCTGTCTCAGCGGAGTTTGGCTCACACGTTGTTTCCGCTCGGTGATTTACCAAAATCAAAGGTCCGCGAACTTGCCCGCAGCTTGGACTTGGTGACGGCAGACAAGCCCGAGAGTCAAGATATTTGTTTCGTTCCGGATAACAACTACCGCCGTTTCTTGCAGGATAATTTCCCGTCGCAATTGAAAGTTCTCGGCGGCGGCGAGTTTGTCGGTCCCGACGGTCGGTCCATGGGAAGACACGACGGGATTGCCAATTTCACGGTTGGGCAGCGCAAGGGACTTGGGTTGTCTGCAGGGCGACCGCTCTATGTTACGCGGATTGATCCGGCGACCGACCGTGTTTTTGTCGACTACGATGAGAACTGCGCAAGTTCGCAGGCTTTCGGTCACGACACGAATTGGGTATCCATTGCCGAGCCCAAAGAACCCGTGCGCTGCGACGTGAAGATCCGCTACCGGTCGGATGCCGTGTCCGCAACCGTTACACCTCTTGCGGGCAATTGTGTGAAAATTGAGTTTGACGAACCTGTGCGGGCCGTTACGCCCGGTCAGTCTGCGGTGTTTTATCGAGAAGATTATGTACTCGGTGGAGCCATTCTTTCGGGAACGGAAGGAGAAGAACAATGA
- the panB gene encoding 3-methyl-2-oxobutanoate hydroxymethyltransferase, translated as MSKAGAFPRVTAPQIVACKAEGRKIVGLTAYDAVFAGLEEEAGVDFLLVGDSAGNVVAGHATTLPMTMDAMLFLTRCVSRGTSRVMVVADMPFGAFQVSIEDTLQNAIRFLKEGGAQAVKMEGGGYLIPTVKRLVEAGIPVMGHLGLTPQMINVFGGYGVKATTEKEGKQLLLDALALEEAGCFAIVLEKIPAALAEKVSKQLRIPTIGIGSGAKCDGQILVNYDLLGIFDKFKPRFVRHYMQGADLIRNAVTSWVNDVREGSFPAKHESYETPERTDNEKPVKRSRKS; from the coding sequence ATGAGCAAAGCAGGAGCTTTTCCGCGCGTCACTGCGCCGCAAATCGTAGCGTGTAAAGCGGAGGGTCGTAAGATTGTTGGCCTAACGGCCTACGACGCCGTGTTTGCAGGTCTTGAAGAAGAAGCGGGAGTGGATTTTCTGCTCGTAGGCGACAGTGCCGGAAACGTAGTCGCCGGTCATGCCACGACTCTGCCAATGACCATGGACGCCATGTTGTTTTTGACTCGATGCGTTTCGCGCGGTACTTCTCGTGTGATGGTGGTCGCAGATATGCCGTTCGGCGCATTTCAGGTTTCCATTGAAGACACGCTGCAAAACGCGATTCGCTTCCTGAAAGAAGGCGGTGCACAAGCCGTCAAGATGGAAGGCGGAGGCTATTTGATCCCCACGGTGAAGCGGTTGGTTGAAGCGGGCATCCCGGTCATGGGACATTTGGGGTTGACACCTCAGATGATCAATGTCTTTGGCGGCTATGGAGTCAAAGCGACCACTGAGAAAGAAGGCAAACAGCTTCTGCTCGATGCGCTCGCGCTTGAGGAAGCGGGCTGCTTCGCGATTGTGCTTGAGAAGATTCCGGCGGCATTGGCCGAGAAAGTCTCAAAACAGCTCCGTATTCCGACCATCGGAATAGGTTCCGGAGCAAAATGCGACGGTCAGATTCTCGTGAATTATGATTTACTGGGAATCTTTGACAAGTTCAAACCGAGATTTGTTCGTCACTACATGCAGGGCGCCGACCTGATTCGCAATGCAGTGACCAGTTGGGTGAACGATGTGCGTGAAGGATCGTTTCCGGCAAAGCACGAGTCCTATGAAACACCGGAACGAACGGATAATGAGAAGCCGGTAAAACGCAGCCGAAAATCCTGA
- a CDS encoding pantoate--beta-alanine ligase, whose product MKLLRTRAELISELEPLWQCAARISLIPTMGALHEGHLNLARLCGPCDIRVMSIFVNPTQFAPNEDLSRYPRDLERDLSLCEQEGLDFIYAPSADEMYGGASKIEIDPGMLGSIWEGKVRPTHFRGVLTVVGKLFHQVKPDAAVFGEKDFQQLILIRAMAEALDWPVAIIAGQIIREPDGLAMSSRNRFLKHAERSQATVLYRALRAGQEIIKNGESRLELVKNVMSEVVAGAPQVSVDYLTVVDSRTLKESAIIGPTGRLIGAIRIGSVRLIDNLPAIDASSELSTV is encoded by the coding sequence GTGAAACTGCTTCGAACTCGCGCGGAACTCATTTCGGAACTTGAACCGCTTTGGCAGTGTGCGGCGCGCATAAGTCTTATTCCTACAATGGGTGCACTGCATGAAGGTCACCTCAACTTAGCCAGATTGTGTGGCCCGTGCGACATACGTGTCATGTCGATCTTTGTAAATCCGACGCAATTTGCACCAAACGAAGATCTTTCACGCTATCCCCGCGATCTCGAACGCGATTTGTCCCTTTGCGAGCAAGAGGGATTAGATTTCATATATGCTCCGTCGGCAGACGAAATGTATGGCGGCGCTTCGAAAATCGAAATTGACCCGGGCATGCTTGGAAGTATTTGGGAAGGCAAGGTTAGACCTACTCACTTTCGCGGAGTCCTGACTGTTGTGGGAAAGCTCTTTCATCAGGTGAAACCTGACGCAGCGGTCTTTGGCGAAAAGGACTTTCAGCAACTGATCTTGATTCGAGCAATGGCGGAGGCACTCGATTGGCCGGTGGCTATTATTGCGGGTCAAATCATTCGCGAACCTGACGGGTTGGCGATGTCCTCGCGGAACCGTTTTCTCAAGCATGCTGAACGAAGCCAAGCGACCGTCTTGTATCGCGCGCTACGTGCCGGCCAAGAGATCATCAAAAACGGTGAATCAAGATTAGAATTAGTCAAAAATGTGATGTCGGAAGTGGTCGCAGGAGCCCCTCAAGTTTCCGTGGACTACCTGACAGTGGTGGACAGTAGGACCCTGAAGGAAAGTGCGATTATTGGGCCCACAGGGCGCCTCATCGGGGCCATCCGCATAGGTAGTGTCCGGTTGATTGACAACCTCCCAGCAATTGACGCAAGTTCGGAACTTTCAACAGTCTGA
- a CDS encoding NTP transferase domain-containing protein: MSEHSFAVVIMAAGKGTRMNSDLPKVLHEIAGRPMILRVLETAEKLGAKQKIVVVGHKRELVESSVRGVADATVVQDPPLGTGHAVLQAEEAVSAVCDDVLILSGDVPLLQETTLRQLLDSHWASESNLTVLSTTAPNPFGYGRIIRDLDGIFTGIVEEKDATPEQRSISEINSGVYVVNREDLFEALHKVTPNNAKGEYYLTDIVRIMANAGKDTQAVNCADFSELQGINTAEELALAEAAWLARRTA; encoded by the coding sequence GTGAGTGAACACAGTTTTGCGGTTGTGATTATGGCGGCGGGGAAAGGCACGCGAATGAATAGCGACCTGCCGAAAGTTCTGCATGAAATCGCCGGAAGGCCGATGATTTTGCGTGTGCTGGAGACGGCGGAAAAACTCGGCGCCAAGCAAAAAATCGTGGTAGTCGGCCATAAACGTGAACTGGTCGAATCCTCCGTCCGGGGTGTCGCGGATGCGACAGTCGTCCAAGACCCGCCTCTGGGTACGGGACACGCCGTACTTCAAGCAGAGGAGGCCGTGTCCGCCGTATGCGATGATGTCTTGATCCTCTCCGGAGACGTACCGCTTCTTCAGGAGACGACCCTGCGCCAACTTTTAGACTCTCACTGGGCATCTGAAAGCAACTTAACCGTACTATCGACGACCGCACCGAACCCCTTCGGTTATGGTCGAATCATCAGGGATCTTGACGGGATTTTCACTGGGATCGTTGAAGAGAAGGATGCGACCCCCGAACAAAGAAGTATAAGTGAAATAAATAGCGGTGTTTACGTGGTAAATAGGGAGGACTTGTTTGAGGCCCTCCACAAAGTGACGCCAAACAATGCCAAGGGCGAGTACTACCTGACCGACATTGTTCGAATCATGGCAAACGCTGGCAAGGACACTCAGGCCGTAAATTGCGCGGATTTCTCAGAGCTTCAGGGCATCAATACCGCCGAAGAACTTGCGCTCGCTGAGGCAGCTTGGTTAGCCCGGCGGACGGCCTGA
- a CDS encoding LytR C-terminal domain-containing protein has translation MSKRFYPTQDFAHAKKTRKFPRWPWYGFAALLLVAAFWISSGSDWTGESSPRVRPVRETIASTETSSQLASIQPADTGEYDLSVSVDSILAANADTVSPDTIHEEVPASQKEIKKKVAAAKLPSVTLFNGCGVKGVGKRAKAALEKMGFDIVEVRNARSFEYAKSEVLDRRESRAYGKVLADSLGIPVDLAAWDTTRSDKNADVSLIVGADYRKLKWKLQ, from the coding sequence GTGTCCAAGCGCTTTTATCCGACTCAAGATTTCGCACACGCAAAAAAAACGCGCAAATTTCCACGCTGGCCGTGGTACGGATTTGCCGCGCTGCTTTTGGTTGCGGCTTTTTGGATTTCGAGCGGAAGTGACTGGACTGGTGAGTCGAGTCCGCGCGTCAGACCGGTGCGAGAAACCATCGCTTCGACGGAAACAAGTTCTCAACTTGCAAGCATTCAGCCTGCCGACACGGGAGAGTACGACTTGTCGGTGTCTGTAGATTCAATTCTGGCTGCAAATGCGGATACTGTTTCGCCGGACACTATTCACGAGGAAGTTCCCGCTTCTCAGAAAGAAATCAAGAAGAAGGTAGCTGCCGCAAAACTGCCGTCAGTTACACTTTTCAACGGCTGTGGTGTCAAAGGAGTAGGGAAGAGGGCCAAGGCGGCACTTGAGAAAATGGGATTTGACATCGTCGAGGTTCGCAACGCGCGCAGCTTTGAATATGCCAAGAGTGAAGTCTTGGACCGACGGGAAAGCAGAGCCTACGGAAAAGTGTTGGCGGATTCGTTGGGAATTCCCGTAGATCTTGCGGCGTGGGACACGACTCGCAGCGACAAAAACGCGGACGTATCTTTGATTGTCGGCGCGGACTATAGAAAGCTAAAATGGAAACTTCAGTAA
- a CDS encoding arginine--tRNA ligase has translation MKRAHLHVASAVTDALARLGVESPAVTIEKPRDSTHGDVATNAALVYAKQLKKPPRQIADAIVAEAKLDETLVKCEGVAGPGFINFRFADAYLQSIAALALNNSQTFGTTSDLGDQKLLIEFVSANPTGPLNVVSARAAAVGDSLTRIYRSLGASCDAEFYVNDAGNQVELLGQSVFARLLTLLGYPTDIPDGGYHGDYILRIAKEYGEKADRNDLEKLLEPIKDGKQANIFGAEVVKELGKLAVEKHIGMQKKSLEGFRVSMDRWFRESSLRESEAEWEAYRALEARGTIFEKDGAKFVRTSEFGDGQDWVVVTSQGKPTYFLPDIAYHWDKFRRGYDNIIDILGPDHHAYITKMAAAMSALGEDPKRLEIMLLQHINLLRDGEPVKMSKRAGQIIEMDELVEEVGVDAARYFFLLRRTSTPLDFDIELAKRQSDDNPVFYVQYAHARIESIFRRGELQAPNTPSHLDLLTHPEELTLLRRLRELSDVLLECANARDPHALTNWLREVAAQFHRFYHHCRVLTTPDELQTARLCLCRATQIALQRGLSVCGVSAPTEM, from the coding sequence TTGAAACGCGCGCATTTGCATGTAGCCTCTGCGGTCACGGATGCGTTGGCGCGACTTGGTGTAGAATCTCCCGCGGTGACAATTGAAAAACCGCGCGACAGCACGCACGGCGATGTTGCGACCAATGCCGCGCTTGTTTACGCCAAACAACTGAAGAAGCCGCCGCGGCAAATTGCCGACGCAATTGTGGCCGAAGCGAAGTTGGACGAGACTCTCGTGAAGTGTGAAGGGGTCGCCGGGCCGGGGTTCATAAATTTTCGCTTTGCGGACGCATACTTGCAATCGATTGCGGCGCTTGCTCTGAACAATAGCCAGACATTCGGCACGACGAGCGACTTGGGAGACCAAAAACTCTTGATCGAGTTTGTCTCGGCCAATCCAACCGGGCCGTTAAATGTCGTGAGCGCTCGTGCGGCGGCAGTGGGCGACAGCCTGACCAGAATCTACCGTTCGCTGGGAGCCTCTTGCGACGCCGAATTCTATGTCAACGATGCCGGCAATCAAGTGGAATTGCTCGGACAATCTGTGTTTGCAAGACTTCTCACGTTGCTCGGATATCCGACCGACATTCCCGACGGCGGATATCACGGTGACTATATTTTGCGAATAGCGAAGGAGTACGGTGAAAAAGCTGACCGCAATGACTTAGAGAAGCTGCTTGAACCCATCAAAGACGGGAAACAAGCGAACATCTTCGGTGCAGAAGTCGTAAAAGAGCTTGGCAAACTCGCCGTCGAAAAACACATTGGAATGCAAAAAAAATCCCTCGAGGGGTTTCGCGTTTCGATGGACCGTTGGTTTCGTGAAAGTTCTCTTCGTGAATCGGAAGCTGAATGGGAAGCCTATCGCGCATTGGAAGCCCGCGGAACGATCTTTGAAAAAGACGGGGCAAAATTTGTCCGTACGTCAGAGTTTGGCGACGGTCAAGATTGGGTCGTGGTTACGTCACAAGGCAAACCGACTTACTTTTTGCCGGACATTGCTTATCACTGGGACAAGTTTCGCCGCGGTTACGATAATATCATCGATATTCTCGGACCGGATCATCATGCTTACATAACGAAGATGGCCGCCGCGATGTCAGCCTTGGGAGAAGACCCGAAGCGTCTCGAAATCATGCTTTTGCAGCACATCAATTTGCTGCGCGACGGTGAGCCCGTGAAAATGTCTAAACGTGCCGGGCAAATAATCGAGATGGACGAATTGGTGGAAGAAGTCGGTGTCGACGCTGCACGCTATTTTTTCTTGTTGCGACGCACTTCAACGCCGCTGGACTTCGACATAGAGCTTGCGAAACGCCAATCGGACGACAATCCTGTTTTCTACGTGCAATACGCACACGCTCGCATCGAATCAATTTTCCGGCGGGGAGAACTGCAGGCACCGAATACGCCGTCTCATCTCGATCTGCTCACTCATCCAGAAGAGCTGACGCTATTGCGCAGACTGCGCGAACTGAGTGACGTGTTGCTTGAATGCGCGAATGCGCGTGATCCGCACGCGCTCACAAATTGGCTGCGCGAAGTCGCGGCGCAGTTCCATCGATTTTATCATCATTGCCGGGTGTTGACGACGCCCGACGAATTGCAAACGGCGCGACTTTGTCTATGTCGTGCCACTCAAATTGCTTTGCAGCGCGGGCTTTCCGTCTGCGGAGTATCAGCACCCACGGAGATGTAA
- a CDS encoding sugar kinase, with product MAAKGTKKIRRLNGAPSPDVVVVGSVAIDVLHTPSVEGKVVLGGSAFHFSNAASRFAKVGMVGAVGEDYPFEQAEFLRRRGVDFHGVEVVDGQTFLWEGRYHEGFHTRETIRTELGVFEHFSPKLPEAYREPEILFLAAIEPRLQLDVLKQVKRPKLVAIDTFKLWIDIARHDFLKVLKQVDLLFVDEFEARWLTEATSLTGAARELLTMGPKWVIVKKGENGSFLMGPNGMFMSQTYPVKEVVDPTGAGDSYAGTLLGYLAACGEINDTNIRRGMQWASVIGSFYVEGFGPDGLKDRTRQELIKRHGELAAMTRVP from the coding sequence TTGGCAGCTAAAGGAACGAAGAAGATTCGCAGATTGAACGGAGCGCCGTCGCCGGACGTGGTCGTCGTAGGCAGCGTCGCGATTGACGTTTTGCATACACCAAGTGTCGAAGGAAAAGTTGTGCTTGGAGGTTCGGCATTTCATTTTTCGAATGCCGCGAGCAGGTTTGCAAAAGTCGGCATGGTAGGAGCCGTCGGAGAAGACTATCCTTTTGAACAAGCGGAGTTCCTGCGCCGTCGCGGCGTGGATTTCCACGGAGTGGAAGTGGTCGATGGCCAGACGTTTTTGTGGGAAGGCCGGTACCACGAGGGTTTTCACACTCGCGAGACGATCCGCACTGAACTTGGCGTATTCGAGCACTTCTCGCCAAAACTTCCCGAAGCCTACCGCGAACCCGAGATTCTTTTTCTTGCCGCCATCGAACCGCGCTTGCAGTTAGACGTTTTGAAACAAGTAAAGCGCCCGAAGCTCGTCGCGATAGATACGTTCAAACTTTGGATCGATATTGCCCGCCATGATTTCCTGAAAGTTTTGAAACAAGTTGATCTGCTTTTCGTCGACGAATTTGAAGCACGATGGCTTACTGAAGCGACGAGCCTAACCGGCGCCGCACGCGAGTTGTTGACCATGGGGCCGAAGTGGGTGATCGTCAAGAAGGGCGAAAACGGCAGCTTCCTGATGGGACCGAACGGGATGTTCATGTCTCAGACCTACCCGGTGAAGGAAGTCGTCGACCCGACGGGAGCCGGCGACTCCTACGCGGGAACGCTGCTTGGTTACCTTGCTGCTTGCGGTGAAATCAACGACACCAACATCCGCCGCGGAATGCAATGGGCAAGTGTAATTGGTTCTTTTTACGTTGAAGGTTTTGGACCGGATGGACTAAAGGATCGCACTCGGCAAGAGCTCATCAAACGTCACGGTGAATTGGCGGCGATGACGCGGGTTCCATGA
- the mtnA gene encoding S-methyl-5-thioribose-1-phosphate isomerase, whose protein sequence is MSKIVPLKWLNGELLILDQRKLPGQEKWIVAKKAEHVAKAIESLAVRGAPLIGIAAAYAVALAAQSRNATHASMSDAIERLRVTRPTGYNLFWALKRMAERIESMKSISAQTILREARLIHREDADACIRMGEFGAALIAKPESVLTYCNTGALATGGIGTALGVIRTGYNKKVVREVFACETRPVGQGARLTVWECANDHIPVTLVCDNMVAALMSAGKVQRVFVGADRIARNGDASNKIGTCGVAMLAHQFNIPFHVVAPSSTFDSKLKSGNEIIIEERNPAEIVNATPGLAKVKGVKVWNPAFDVTPNKFITSIITEKGVHLPPYRFPG, encoded by the coding sequence ATGAGCAAGATAGTACCGCTCAAATGGCTGAACGGCGAATTGCTAATCCTTGACCAGCGCAAACTTCCCGGACAAGAAAAGTGGATCGTGGCAAAAAAGGCCGAACACGTCGCCAAAGCTATCGAGTCGCTGGCGGTACGGGGCGCGCCTTTAATTGGAATCGCGGCAGCGTATGCCGTGGCATTGGCAGCTCAATCGAGAAACGCGACGCACGCTTCAATGTCAGACGCGATCGAACGACTTAGGGTAACGCGGCCGACGGGATACAATTTGTTCTGGGCACTCAAGCGCATGGCAGAGCGCATCGAGTCCATGAAGTCTATCTCGGCGCAAACAATTTTGCGGGAAGCGCGCCTTATTCATCGAGAAGACGCGGACGCCTGCATCAGAATGGGGGAGTTCGGAGCGGCCCTAATTGCTAAACCTGAATCGGTTTTGACGTACTGCAACACGGGAGCGTTAGCGACAGGTGGGATTGGCACAGCGCTCGGGGTGATACGTACTGGATACAACAAGAAAGTCGTGCGCGAGGTATTCGCCTGTGAAACACGTCCAGTGGGACAAGGAGCGCGTTTAACCGTTTGGGAATGCGCGAATGACCACATTCCCGTTACGCTCGTATGCGACAACATGGTCGCGGCTCTGATGTCGGCAGGCAAAGTGCAGCGGGTCTTCGTCGGTGCGGACCGTATTGCTCGCAACGGAGACGCGAGCAACAAGATCGGAACGTGCGGCGTTGCAATGCTTGCGCATCAATTCAATATCCCGTTCCACGTCGTCGCGCCAAGTTCTACTTTCGATAGCAAACTTAAGTCCGGCAATGAAATCATCATTGAAGAACGCAATCCGGCCGAGATAGTAAATGCGACCCCGGGTTTGGCGAAAGTGAAAGGCGTAAAGGTGTGGAATCCTGCCTTTGACGTGACGCCTAACAAGTTTATTACTTCTATTATCACGGAAAAGGGCGTCCATTTGCCGCCTTACCGATTTCCGGGATGA
- the uppS gene encoding di-trans,poly-cis-decaprenylcistransferase, protein MSTDEELRIPRHVAVIMDGNGRWAASRGLTKVAGHKEGVKSAREIVRVAGEVGIEYLTLYTFSTENFRRSKIEVDALMTLLITTLGKEVRNLMENNVKLTVIGKLDQVTSGTRKALESAVKKLSANTGLHLVLAIAYGSRQEIVDAVNKLLNSGAASVDEQSLSGALYTSEIPDPDLVVRTSGEFRLSNFLMWQAAYAEIVVSQTLWPDFRRAEFMSALREYSNRERRFGARPT, encoded by the coding sequence ATGTCCACGGACGAAGAGTTGCGCATACCGCGTCACGTTGCGGTGATCATGGATGGGAATGGTCGCTGGGCAGCGTCGCGTGGACTGACAAAGGTTGCAGGGCACAAAGAAGGCGTCAAATCGGCTCGTGAAATCGTCCGCGTCGCGGGTGAGGTTGGAATTGAATATCTTACTCTTTACACGTTTTCAACCGAGAATTTTCGCAGGTCGAAGATTGAGGTCGATGCGTTAATGACGCTTTTGATCACAACGCTTGGCAAAGAAGTCCGCAACCTAATGGAGAATAACGTCAAGCTGACCGTAATCGGCAAGCTCGATCAAGTTACGAGCGGGACACGTAAAGCACTTGAATCCGCCGTCAAGAAGCTGTCTGCCAACACGGGCCTTCATTTGGTTCTTGCCATTGCCTACGGATCAAGACAAGAAATCGTCGACGCAGTGAACAAGCTCTTGAACTCGGGCGCGGCATCAGTCGACGAACAATCATTGTCCGGAGCATTGTATACCTCGGAGATTCCTGATCCGGACTTGGTTGTACGGACATCCGGAGAGTTTCGACTGTCGAATTTCTTGATGTGGCAAGCAGCATATGCGGAAATCGTCGTTTCTCAGACATTGTGGCCCGATTTCCGCCGCGCGGAGTTTATGAGCGCGTTGCGAGAGTACTCAAACCGAGAAAGACGATTTGGAGCGCGACCTACATGA
- a CDS encoding FAD-binding protein, with translation MSVQIDWETELSDASFGLMQIKPYPVSSPTTIDALAAIIRMCSEANWRILPLGTGSSFPENFALKSDRTFAVASSRLREMSRLSNGRVYCQPGVSVNKVLLGDSSVQRKTIGGLICGSGDLATRNAAKSFWQTVQCVELIDAKGHTVSLTGPASAQQPLSARSAMLLESRGKAGYIVGIEFCADDLPLDLGHKVLGASAAENLSSPVSRQLSYRGSDALSLFDW, from the coding sequence ATGAGTGTACAAATCGATTGGGAAACCGAACTTAGCGACGCGTCGTTCGGGTTGATGCAGATTAAGCCGTATCCGGTTTCATCGCCAACGACTATCGATGCTTTGGCCGCGATTATTCGGATGTGCTCGGAAGCGAACTGGCGAATTTTGCCTCTTGGAACAGGAAGCTCGTTCCCGGAAAACTTCGCGCTAAAGTCTGATCGTACTTTTGCGGTCGCTTCTTCAAGGCTTCGCGAAATGTCACGGCTATCGAATGGCCGTGTCTATTGCCAGCCCGGAGTTTCTGTCAATAAGGTTTTGCTGGGGGATTCGTCGGTACAGCGCAAGACTATCGGCGGACTGATTTGCGGTTCAGGTGATTTGGCAACGCGAAACGCGGCGAAGTCATTTTGGCAAACCGTGCAGTGTGTAGAGCTAATCGACGCGAAGGGGCACACGGTTTCGCTCACTGGGCCCGCTTCGGCGCAGCAGCCATTGAGCGCAAGATCAGCGATGCTCTTGGAGTCGCGCGGCAAGGCGGGCTACATTGTTGGCATCGAGTTTTGTGCCGACGACTTGCCGCTTGATCTTGGTCACAAAGTGCTTGGAGCTTCGGCCGCGGAGAATCTTTCGTCACCGGTCAGCCGGCAACTGAGTTATCGGGGATCAGACGCGCTCTCGCTTTTTGATTGGTAG